The DNA segment ATTCATTTACATTCCACCCTGGTTAAATTAATACGCTACGGTTATAAATGCACTTGTATTAAGAGAATTAGAAGCCTTTTCTGTCGAAAAGCTGTATAACATAAATGCTTTGAAGAATGATTTATGCAATATTCCAAAACCCAAGTCTGGTTAACCCCATTTTTCTAGGATTTTAACCGTTCTGTCGCTCTATGGGGAAAATCTCAATATCGGAGGTCGACAGAAAATATCCTATTAAAAGAAATTGGACGTCTTATCATCCTCCTTCCCCCAAAACTCTTTCTGAAGCCAACGTTCCTCTCTGCTTTTGAATAGTAACACCGAGTCTTTATCCTGTCGAATATTCGGTTTTAATTCTAATTCCAGTTTTTTCAACAATGCCGGGGTAATGTCCCCTTCAAAAACAGATTTTTGTACATGAGTTAAATATTTTTTGCAGATTTTAAAAATTCTTCTGGAAGCTCTGGCTCCTCCTTCATCCATCTCAATATCATAAACCAAAATAATGTACATGATTACCACCAGATTGTAAACCCTTCATATTTTTTATCCCCCATTAAATGCTTTATAAGTTTATAGCACTCCAGCCGTATTAAATACCGGTAAGATACGTTTTTATTCAAACCCTTATGCCTGATGGTTCGTTTTAAATCCTCATCATAAGCTTCCAACAGCCGCTTGCGCCCTACCTCTTTTAGATAACAAAAGTTAGATTCTCGTTCAAAATTCTTTTCTGTTAACATTTTCTTGTTCAACATGGAAAATATCAGTCGATCGGCAATCAAGGGCTTAAATACTTCCGAAATATCTAGGCAAAGGGAAAAACGCCGATCTCCGGCACTATGAAGATAGCTTATTGCAGGATGCAGCTGGGTTTTATATATCTCAGTCAAACAGGTAATATAAACAAGAGAATTTACAAAAGAAATTAGTGCATTCACCATATTATCCGGAGGACGCTTGACCCTTTTTTCAAAATCAACTTCTTGATTTATGATCTCCTTCCATCCACTATAA comes from the Desulfitibacter alkalitolerans DSM 16504 genome and includes:
- the cas2 gene encoding CRISPR-associated endonuclease Cas2, with protein sequence MYIILVYDIEMDEGGARASRRIFKICKKYLTHVQKSVFEGDITPALLKKLELELKPNIRQDKDSVLLFKSREERWLQKEFWGKEDDKTSNFF
- the cas1b gene encoding type I-B CRISPR-associated endonuclease Cas1b, which produces MAESFYLFSNGELQRKDNVLRVVAPDGRFKDIKVEMTRDIYLFGEVGLNTKCLNYAGQLSIPIHFFNYYGFYTGSFYPKEENVSGKLLIEQVQHYTDPVKRLEIAKAFIEAASHNILRNLRYYNERNRELEPCIAEIKSLRRLIDQTKDVNELMGLEGNVRRAYYSGWKEIINQEVDFEKRVKRPPDNMVNALISFVNSLVYITCLTEIYKTQLHPAISYLHSAGDRRFSLCLDISEVFKPLIADRLIFSMLNKKMLTEKNFERESNFCYLKEVGRKRLLEAYDEDLKRTIRHKGLNKNVSYRYLIRLECYKLIKHLMGDKKYEGFTIWW